The following coding sequences lie in one Phragmites australis chromosome 8, lpPhrAust1.1, whole genome shotgun sequence genomic window:
- the LOC133926196 gene encoding pentatricopeptide repeat-containing protein At2g35030, mitochondrial translates to MVATAVLRRLRSSPRLRLASTAYVSYGSAIAAASSAWFKRVQDPNRRIAELAAAGRVCDARRLFDGTPDLDVVSWTALVASYARQGMLREARELFDRPDARRNVVTWTALLSGYARTRRVDEAQALFERMPERNVVSWNTMLEAYAMAGRVGDACLLFDRMPVRDAGSWNILLAALVRSGSVEKARKLFDRMPERDVMAWTTMVAGIARNGNVDEARVLFDGMPERNVVSWNAMISGYTRNKRIDEALDLFVKMPMRDIASWNIMITGFIQNKDLKRARELFNEMPNRNVVTWTTMMNGYLQGMQSELALKLFSGMLIAGIRPNQVTFLGALDACSNLAALCEGQQVHQMICKTEFQFDTFVESTLMNVYAKCGEIRLARKVFDLSREKDLVSWNGIIAAYAHHGVGIEAIRLYEKMQENGYKPNDVTYVVLLSACSHSGLVDEGLKIFESMVKDRSTVLRDEHYTCLIDICSRAGRLDDAKRLIQWLKIKPTSGSVWSALLGGCNAHGNESIGNLAARNLLEAEPDNAGTYTLLSNIYASAGKWKEAAEIRSEMNNRGLKKQPGCSWIEVANRVHVFVSRDKSHSESDVINGVLQDVHHIMRLAGTVPRDHVLVDEELVAI, encoded by the coding sequence ATGGTAGCTACGGCCGTGCTCCGCCGCCTCCGCTCCTCGCCACGGCTCCGGCTCGCCTCCACCGCCTACGTCTCGTACGGAAGCGCCATTGCCGCCGCGTCCAGCGCATGGTTCAAGCGCGTGCAGGACCCGAACCGCCGCATTGCGGAGTTGGCCGCGGCCGGGCGCGTCTGCGACGCGCGCAGGCTGTTCGACGGAACGCCAGACCTGGACGTGGTGTCCTGGACAGCGCTGGTAGCGTCGTACGCGCGCCAGGGGATGCTGCGCGAGGCGCGGGAGCTGTTCGACCGCCCCGACGCGCGCCGGAACGTGGTCACCTGGACGGCGCTCCTCTCCGGCTACGCGCGCACGCGCCGCGTCGACGAGGCCCAGGCGCTGTTCGAGCGGATGCCCGAGAGAAACGTCGTTTCCTGGAACACGATGCTGGAGGCGTACGCCATGGCAGGCCGCGTGGGTGATGCCTGCTTGCTGTTCGATCGCATGCCGGTGAGGGATGCCGGCTCTTGGAACATTCTGCTGGCTGCGCTGGTGCGGTCTGGGAGTGTGGAAAAAGCGCGCAAGCTGTTTGATAGAATGCCCGAGAGGGATGTGATGGCATGGACTACAATGGTTGCTGGCATTGCACGGAATGGGAATGTTGATGAGGCTCGAGTGCTGTTTGATGGCATGCCAGAGAGGAATGTGGTTTCTTGGAATGCCATGATCTCTGGGTACACACGAAACAAGAGGATTGATGAAGCGCTTGATTTGTTCGTGAAGATGCCCATGAGGGATATTGCTTCGTGGAACATTATGATTACCGGTTTTATCCAGAACAAAGATTTGAAGAGAGCAAGAGAACTTTTCAATGAGATGCCTAATAGGAATGTGGTCACTTGGACTACCATGATGAATGGGTACTTGCAAGGCATGCAGAGTGAACTGGCATTGAAATTATTTAGTGGTATGCTTATAGCAGGTATAAGACCAAATCAAGTTACATTTTTGGGTGCTCTTGATGCATGCAGCAATCTCGCGGCACTCTGTGAAGGGCAGCAGGTGCATCAGATGATATGTAAAACAGAATTTCAGTTTGATACTTTTGTCGAGTCCACCTTGATGAATGTATATGCCAAGTGTGGTGAAATCAGGTTGGCAAGAAAGGTGTTTGATCTTTCAAGGGAGAAGGACTTGGTCTCTTGGAATGGGATTATTGCGGCATATGCACATCATGGGGTTGGCATAGAAGCAATACGTTTGTATGAAAAGATGCAAGAAAATGGATATAAGCCTAATGATGTCACCTACGTGGTGTTGCTCTCAGCATGCAGCCACTCCGGTTTGGTTGACGAAGGGCTTAAGATATTTGAATCCATGGTAAAAGATAGGTCCACTGTATTGCGGGATGAACATTACACTTGCTTGATTGATATTTGTAGCCGAGCAGGACGACTTGATGATGCCAAAAGATTAATTCAGTGGCTTAAGATTAAACCTACGTCAGGTTCTGTTTGGAGTGCCCTTCTAGGTGGGTGTAATGCACATGGAAATGAAAGCATTGGTAATTTGGCAGCTAGAAATCTCTTAGAGGCAGAACCAGATAATGCTGGAACCTATACTCTCCTGTCCAACATCTATGCCTCTGCTGGTAAGTGGAAAGAAGCAGCAGAAATCAGGTCAGAGATGAATAATCGAGGACTAAAGAAACAACCAGGTTGTAGTTGGATTGAGGTGGCGAATAGGGTTCATGTATTTGTGTCACGTGATAAGTCCCACAGTGAGTCTGATGTGATCAATGGTGTGCTGCAAGATGTCCATCACATAATGAGGCTTGCTGGAACTGTTCCCAGGGACCATGTGCTTGTTGATGAGGAGCTAGTGGCTATTTAA